TGAAAGACCGTCATGCGCGCACCTGCCTGATACTGGGCAGTTCTACGGGCCTCGTCAGCATTACTTATTATCAGAGCGTACAATACATTCCGGCCAGCGTGGCTATTATCCTGCTCATGCAATTTACCTGGATGAGCATGTTGGCCGAATGGATCATCTATAAAAAGAAGCCTACACCGGTACAATGGCTGGCAGTAGTCTTTATACTGGGGGGCACATTGCTGGCCGGAGGCGTATTTAACCAGGGCGAGCACCCCCTGAACTGGGCAGGCATTGGCTTCGGGATGCTGGCGGCCATGTGTTATACTGTATTTATCGTGATAAGCGGGCGCATAGGCGCTTCACTGGGGCCGGTGCTGAAAAGCGCCTGGATTGTCACCGGGGCCTTTGTGATCATTACCCTGCTGTTTCCGCCGCTTTATCTGTTCAACGGCCGGCTGACCGGCTCGGGATTATGGGCCTGGGGTATACCACTCGCCGCTTTCGGCACGGTATTGCCTCCTTTCCTTTTTTCCAAGGGCATGCCTCAGACGGGCGTGTCGCTGGGTGCCATCCTCAGCGCAGCAGAGTTACCTGTGGCGGTGATGGCTGCCACCATCTTCCTGCACGAACCTATATCGGCGCTGCAAATAACCGGGGTGATCATCATATTAGGGGCTATTGCCATGGCAAACCTGAAACGCCGGAAATGAAAACCCATAAGGTGTTTTTTTTATTTATCTTTGCTGCCTCAATTAGTGATTTACGAACTGTTTTTTCATGAAAGCATTTAATTTTTTTATTAAATATCGTTTGCTGCTTGGCATCATCTTATTGGCTGGCGGTATTGCACTGGGCTTAACCGTAGGCTGGTGGGAAGCAACGGTAGTACTGGTTCTGGCAGTGATTTGCCTGGTGACCCATGTGATGTTCGGGCCTATGAGGCTGGTACAGGAAGCGGTAGAGGCCGGTGATATTGAAAAGGCCACTGCGCTGATGAATACGATTAAATTCCCTAAACTGCTGTACAAACCGATCCGTTCTGTATATTATTTCATGCAGAGCAATATGGCCATGTACTCTAACGATCTCGATAAAGCTGAATCTACCATACGTCAGAGTATCAACTCCGGCAGCCCGATGAAAGAGTACGAAGGCATGCAGTACTTCCAGCTGGGTACTATCGCTTATCAGAAAAATGACCTGAAAACAGCAGATCAGAACCTGAAGATTGCGATGCGGAAAGGGCTTCCTGACAAGGAAAATTCTGCTGCAGCCCTGCTGACACTGGCTTCTATTGCCATGACGCGCCGCGACTTTAAATCTGCCAAAGAATATTTCCGCCGCGCTAAGGCACAGAAACCAACTACTGCGCAGATTGTGAGCCAGATTAAAGAAATGGATAAATATATTTCCCGGATGCCGGGATAACTAAGAAAGCTATTAGCTTTTTGATGAATGCAGCGAAGATGAAGTAGCACTGTACTTTTATCTTCGCTGTTTTTTTTGACTTTTTGATTTATTGAATGAAGAAGAAAATTTACACCTCACTTGTTGTTTATTTATTACTGGCTGTGAGCGCACTTTCCGCTACCGCTCAGGATACCAGCCATGTCAGCCAGTTGAATGAAATCACCGTTACTGCCACCAAAGGGCCGCAGAAAGCCAGCGAAACAGGCAAGGTAGTAACTATATTATCAAGAGCATATCTGGAGCAAAACAGCGGTAAAAGCATCGGCTCTATCCTGAATCAACAAACAGGCCTCATTATCAACGGATCGGAAAACAATCCCGGTACCGTACCCAACGTTTATATGCGTGGGGCGGCCAATGGCAACACGCTTATACTGATAGATGGCCTGCCGGTAAACGATGCGTCCCAGATCAATAACACCTTCGATCTGAATTTTATTACGCCGGACCAGGTGGAAAGGATTGAAATCCTCCGTGGCAGCCAATCGACCCTCTACGGATCAAGTGCCGTTGCCGGCGTGATCAATATCATCACCCGCAAAACAGGAACTAAGCCTTTTGGCATCGGCGCCAACATCAGCTACGGCAGCTATCGTGATTTCCAGGGAAGCGCCAATGTGCATGGCAACACCGGCAATTTCTCTTATCTGCTCAGCTACAAACGTGAATCTACAAGAGGATTTTCTGACGCCTACGATTCTACCCATACCGGCAATT
The genomic region above belongs to Chitinophaga sp. 180180018-3 and contains:
- a CDS encoding DMT family transporter, with the translated sequence MWKGILLVLLGACSFGILSTIVKTGYQHGFTLGELCSIQAGYGMLALWIIHFISGRPMAGLKDRHARTCLILGSSTGLVSITYYQSVQYIPASVAIILLMQFTWMSMLAEWIIYKKKPTPVQWLAVVFILGGTLLAGGVFNQGEHPLNWAGIGFGMLAAMCYTVFIVISGRIGASLGPVLKSAWIVTGAFVIITLLFPPLYLFNGRLTGSGLWAWGIPLAAFGTVLPPFLFSKGMPQTGVSLGAILSAAELPVAVMAATIFLHEPISALQITGVIIILGAIAMANLKRRK